Proteins co-encoded in one Schaalia radingae genomic window:
- a CDS encoding DNA polymerase III subunit delta' → MSVWDDIVGQEKAVATLQEAARAARHIVEGNSDRSTHSMTHAWLVTGPPGSGRSNAALAFAACLQCTGSEIGCGTCPGCVTTVARTNADVLSVATETSIITAEQVRDIIMRAQVAPSQGRWRVIVIEDADRIQELSLNILLKAIEEPPERTVWVLCAPSSEDMITTVRSRCRQLSLRIPSVAAVAGLLVRQLGVDMNVAREAARAAQCHIGRAKALARDPEERDKRRQRIRAAIHVASVGEAAVAAHDLVEMAKSDTQTVAEQRNTEEEAKLRYQLGMVEGDKMTPHARSQLRQLRENQTRRMKRSLTDMLDRILLDVMSVYRDVLMLQLGANQDLMNDDVAEVIERIARTSSPEQTLARIDLIDQARTRLTNGANPLLAMEAMVVALR, encoded by the coding sequence ATGAGCGTATGGGATGACATTGTCGGTCAGGAAAAGGCCGTCGCCACGTTGCAGGAAGCTGCCCGCGCCGCCCGCCACATCGTCGAGGGCAACAGTGATCGCAGCACCCACTCCATGACCCACGCATGGCTCGTGACAGGGCCGCCGGGTTCCGGGCGATCCAACGCTGCGCTCGCATTTGCCGCGTGCCTGCAGTGCACAGGAAGTGAGATCGGGTGCGGCACGTGCCCAGGATGTGTGACGACAGTGGCTCGAACAAACGCTGACGTGCTGAGTGTTGCCACAGAAACCAGCATTATTACTGCAGAACAGGTGCGCGACATCATCATGCGCGCCCAGGTGGCGCCCTCGCAGGGCCGCTGGCGCGTCATCGTTATTGAAGACGCGGACCGCATTCAGGAACTCTCGTTGAATATTCTGCTCAAGGCTATCGAGGAGCCTCCCGAGCGCACCGTGTGGGTGCTGTGTGCACCAAGCTCCGAAGACATGATCACCACCGTCAGGTCACGCTGCCGACAATTGTCCTTGCGCATCCCATCGGTTGCCGCTGTGGCTGGTCTGCTGGTCCGGCAGCTCGGCGTGGACATGAACGTGGCGCGCGAGGCTGCGCGGGCAGCGCAGTGCCACATCGGGCGGGCGAAAGCCTTGGCGCGTGACCCCGAGGAGCGCGATAAGCGCCGTCAACGCATCCGCGCTGCCATTCACGTTGCCTCAGTCGGTGAAGCCGCTGTCGCCGCCCATGACCTAGTTGAGATGGCGAAGAGTGACACGCAGACGGTTGCCGAGCAGCGCAACACGGAAGAAGAAGCCAAGTTGCGCTACCAGCTCGGCATGGTCGAGGGTGACAAGATGACGCCGCATGCGCGCTCACAACTGCGTCAACTGCGTGAAAACCAGACCCGCCGCATGAAACGCTCACTGACCGACATGCTGGATCGGATTCTGCTGGACGTGATGAGTGTGTACCGCGATGTCCTCATGCTGCAGCTTGGTGCGAATCAGGATCTGATGAATGACGATGTTGCGGAGGTGATCGAGCGTATCGCCCGCACCTCCAGTCCGGAGCAGACTCTTGCGCGCATCGACCTGATTGACCAGGCGCGCACCAGACTGACTAACGGTGCGAATCCACTGCTCGCAATGGAAGCAATGGTGGTAGCGCTGCGCTAG
- a CDS encoding alpha/beta hydrolase produces the protein MKTRSRNIVIVLLAILVVVALATVSAVVIVGHDRKSGGSATHQQSAVSEDGRTVITSGSTFSDTLGDLPEPTIEGFYQQKVNWRECTDDDLKQMEGSQQSSDGYECGALYAPLDWDQLDGDVIALALAIHRAPQSEGALFYNPGGPGGPATSILPYIASQGLSMDLADRLDIVALDPRGVGQSTPVICLTDKERDETAAMSDDPADQSDSTQEPTPQEIVEDLKAESAKLAAGCKEHSGSLAEHVDTISAAKDFDMARAALGQDKLTYLGYSYGTYLGATYAELFPDKVGRMVLDGALDPSLSVDDVERLQMQGFEDALENWIKVCSASSDCPVGSSVDEGLETLNAFFDQLEEKPLETQDPNRPLTSSLAFSAVIGLLYDTQLHDALTQGLDMAIKQDDGSTMLALADLLMERNADGTYQNNSMEAISVINSLDYSPVGDIEQWAAAAEKMKAELPFMGRFAGYSSAALEGWPIESTRERGPIHAEGTPEIVVVGTTHDPATPYVMSQALADQLSKGVLVSWDGWNHTAYSRDGSRCVRDAVDGFFLNGTVPQDGLQCTD, from the coding sequence ATGAAAACGCGTTCACGCAACATCGTGATAGTTCTGCTCGCCATACTGGTCGTCGTTGCACTGGCAACTGTCAGCGCCGTTGTGATCGTTGGACACGACCGCAAGAGCGGTGGATCTGCCACTCACCAGCAGTCAGCCGTCAGCGAAGATGGTCGCACGGTCATCACCTCGGGATCAACGTTCAGCGACACTTTGGGTGACCTGCCGGAACCAACCATTGAGGGCTTCTACCAGCAGAAAGTCAACTGGCGTGAATGCACTGATGACGACCTCAAACAGATGGAAGGATCGCAGCAGTCATCAGACGGATATGAATGCGGCGCACTGTACGCACCGTTGGATTGGGACCAGCTCGACGGCGATGTGATCGCACTGGCATTGGCCATTCACCGCGCACCGCAATCCGAAGGTGCATTGTTCTATAACCCCGGTGGGCCCGGTGGTCCGGCAACTTCGATCCTGCCCTACATTGCGAGCCAGGGACTGTCGATGGATCTGGCGGACCGCCTTGACATCGTGGCATTGGATCCGCGCGGAGTCGGCCAGTCCACGCCGGTCATCTGCCTGACAGACAAAGAACGCGATGAAACGGCCGCGATGTCCGATGATCCGGCCGATCAATCCGACAGTACTCAAGAGCCCACGCCGCAGGAAATTGTTGAGGATCTGAAGGCTGAATCCGCCAAGCTGGCAGCTGGATGCAAGGAACACAGCGGCTCCCTGGCCGAGCATGTCGACACCATCTCAGCTGCCAAGGATTTTGATATGGCGCGAGCCGCCCTCGGACAGGACAAACTGACCTATCTGGGGTACTCATACGGTACCTACCTGGGAGCGACGTATGCTGAGCTGTTCCCCGACAAGGTCGGACGTATGGTGCTTGACGGTGCACTTGACCCGTCGCTCAGTGTTGACGACGTTGAACGACTGCAGATGCAGGGGTTCGAGGACGCCCTCGAAAACTGGATCAAAGTGTGCTCCGCATCGTCGGACTGCCCGGTGGGGTCAAGTGTTGACGAAGGACTGGAGACTCTGAACGCGTTCTTCGATCAACTGGAAGAAAAACCGCTTGAGACGCAGGATCCTAACCGACCGCTGACGTCTTCCCTGGCCTTCAGCGCCGTGATCGGCCTGCTGTACGACACGCAGTTGCACGATGCGTTGACCCAGGGGCTGGATATGGCAATCAAGCAGGACGATGGGTCAACGATGCTGGCACTCGCAGATCTGCTGATGGAACGCAACGCTGATGGCACGTACCAGAATAATTCGATGGAAGCAATCAGCGTGATTAACTCCCTGGACTATTCTCCGGTCGGAGACATTGAGCAATGGGCTGCTGCAGCGGAGAAGATGAAAGCTGAGCTGCCGTTCATGGGTCGTTTCGCCGGGTATTCCTCTGCCGCTTTGGAAGGCTGGCCCATTGAATCTACGCGCGAACGCGGACCGATCCACGCTGAAGGCACCCCGGAGATTGTTGTGGTGGGAACGACGCACGACCCCGCCACGCCTTATGTGATGTCGCAGGCGCTTGCCGACCAGCTCAGTAAGGGCGTGCTGGTGAGCTGGGATGGATGGAATCACACGGCGTATTCGCGCGACGGGTCGCGGTGCGTGCGCGACGCGGTTGACGGTTTCTTCCTCAATGGCACCGTGCCGCAGGACGGCCTTCAGTGCACGGATTAG
- a CDS encoding helix-turn-helix domain-containing protein, whose product MGIKYANGCEALLSAREVAEMLPNTSAQTVLRWARVGAIAYVQLPGGRKFFRRSDVEEILTPRVSSEDPLPADADDQVLPGFAGAGGVG is encoded by the coding sequence ATGGGTATTAAGTACGCTAATGGATGTGAAGCATTGTTAAGTGCTCGTGAGGTTGCAGAGATGCTTCCCAATACTTCCGCGCAGACCGTTCTGCGGTGGGCGCGTGTGGGGGCAATTGCATATGTGCAGCTCCCAGGCGGGCGAAAGTTTTTTCGTCGTTCGGATGTTGAGGAGATTCTGACGCCTCGCGTTAGCTCAGAGGATCCGTTGCCAGCGGATGCTGACGATCAGGTTTTGCCTGGGTTTGCTGGGGCTGGTGGAGTGGGATGA
- a CDS encoding DUF6668 family protein, producing the protein MRNPWAGSGGEYSSAHGDRAVVSGSVRPPVWKPGAQVVAAGGLPIAFAGEYCPLWVVGAHGGAGATSWARLLGAGDAGVSWPDPSRSTRVVVVARTHFAGLRAAQDAGIQWASGQVGRVELVGLILAADAPGRSPKELAPFRQRVAGAFPRVWLVGFQSAWRTGFAWDVPLSRDVRKVLKDMSLIGKDE; encoded by the coding sequence ATGAGGAATCCTTGGGCTGGCTCGGGTGGAGAATACTCCTCGGCTCACGGCGATCGCGCGGTGGTGTCTGGGTCTGTCCGGCCGCCTGTGTGGAAGCCGGGCGCGCAGGTGGTGGCGGCTGGCGGCTTGCCGATTGCGTTTGCTGGCGAGTATTGCCCGTTGTGGGTGGTCGGTGCGCACGGAGGCGCGGGGGCGACGTCGTGGGCCCGCTTGTTGGGCGCGGGTGATGCTGGTGTGTCGTGGCCTGATCCGAGTAGGTCAACGCGCGTAGTCGTGGTGGCTCGGACTCATTTTGCTGGGCTGAGGGCCGCGCAGGACGCGGGAATCCAGTGGGCGTCTGGCCAGGTTGGGCGTGTGGAGCTGGTTGGTTTGATTTTGGCGGCGGATGCGCCTGGTCGCAGTCCGAAAGAGCTGGCCCCGTTTCGTCAGCGTGTTGCTGGCGCGTTTCCGCGCGTGTGGCTGGTGGGCTTCCAGAGTGCGTGGCGTACCGGTTTCGCGTGGGACGTTCCGCTTTCGAGGGATGTCCGCAAGGTTTTGAAAGATATGTCGTTGATTGGAAAGGACGAGTAA
- a CDS encoding collagen-like triple helix repeat-containing protein encodes MCQFWELSCKIGEVASEATHNIIAEWAYNIIQDVSATLLKVGTVWTGVGTPRLGGADSAVGFVHSTTHILVVALAVASLFVAGIHLALSRRGETAMSVLQGLLALAVVSGASVGVGQLLVDASDAFSTWVIGLAIDGDAGKFGSKILSVTSVTGSLGLTVLIVGGLGALVANLVQIGLMFIRSAMLILLVGIMPLAAGAYSTKWGRGWLWKIVAWFFAFLMFKPAASIIYAVAIKLVQGDSWVLASGEDLTSFVMGVVMLILAVLSLPALVTFMVPATEALSAGGGGAAGAGAVLATGAMTVARVGAATASGGATAAAGAGAGASGASGAASSAGAGGASGVGASGGARSMGAGSAGSAGGGAGSATGAASSGASQGSNSSHQSGPSGADGASGRDGSSGPSGAPGRDGVGSDMGGFSPTGGDVQNER; translated from the coding sequence ATGTGCCAGTTTTGGGAACTGTCATGCAAGATCGGTGAGGTCGCTTCTGAGGCGACGCACAACATTATCGCAGAATGGGCGTACAACATCATTCAGGATGTGTCTGCCACGTTGCTGAAGGTCGGCACGGTGTGGACGGGTGTGGGTACCCCCAGGCTTGGGGGTGCTGACTCGGCAGTGGGCTTCGTACACTCCACCACTCACATACTTGTGGTGGCGCTGGCAGTCGCATCGCTGTTCGTGGCTGGCATCCATTTGGCGCTGTCCAGACGCGGTGAAACAGCGATGAGCGTGCTACAGGGACTCTTGGCGCTGGCTGTGGTCTCCGGTGCATCTGTCGGTGTTGGACAGTTGCTGGTGGATGCGTCAGATGCGTTTTCCACGTGGGTGATCGGCCTGGCGATTGATGGCGATGCGGGCAAGTTTGGCTCGAAAATCTTGTCAGTGACGAGTGTGACGGGCAGCTTGGGGCTGACGGTGCTGATCGTGGGTGGCTTGGGCGCGCTGGTCGCGAACTTGGTCCAGATAGGCCTGATGTTTATTCGGTCAGCAATGCTGATCCTACTGGTGGGAATTATGCCGCTGGCAGCTGGCGCCTACTCGACGAAGTGGGGGCGGGGCTGGCTGTGGAAGATCGTGGCATGGTTTTTCGCGTTCCTGATGTTTAAGCCGGCCGCTTCCATCATTTACGCGGTGGCTATCAAGCTGGTGCAAGGCGATTCCTGGGTTTTGGCGAGTGGTGAGGACTTGACGAGTTTCGTCATGGGCGTTGTCATGCTGATCCTGGCAGTGTTGTCGCTGCCCGCCCTGGTGACCTTTATGGTGCCGGCCACTGAGGCGCTGAGTGCCGGTGGCGGTGGCGCTGCTGGTGCGGGAGCAGTGCTGGCGACGGGTGCAATGACTGTGGCCCGCGTGGGTGCTGCGACGGCCAGTGGAGGAGCCACAGCGGCAGCGGGTGCTGGTGCGGGCGCTAGCGGTGCTAGTGGTGCCGCGTCGAGTGCGGGCGCAGGTGGAGCTTCTGGTGTTGGCGCTAGTGGTGGTGCGCGCTCGATGGGTGCGGGTAGTGCTGGTAGCGCCGGTGGTGGCGCTGGCAGTGCGACGGGGGCCGCGTCGAGTGGAGCCTCTCAAGGGTCGAACAGTTCTCATCAAAGTGGCCCGTCAGGTGCTGATGGCGCGTCGGGCCGTGATGGGAGTTCCGGTCCGAGCGGTGCGCCTGGGCGTGACGGCGTGGGCAGTGATATGGGCGGCTTCAGTCCTACTGGTGGTGATGTTCAAAATGAGCGCTGA
- a CDS encoding SCO6880 family protein, translating into MARRAVMGVPVRAVRLGVTAWAVIWAASVLLVVMFKMSAEAVKVRTYGNWRIPRRAGFGKMGFGESIFGLVGLAVVSVVAMSKGVVIGLAVAVVWAGLVLLMVTRDVHGVSVAERMNQRMRFGRAARRKSNIHATGGIAPDATQGMCELPGMLHASRLSEHRDSYERPFGLIEHGDGTLSVVMSVAPEGGALTDQDTIDRQVALWGMWLGDLGGQMGVAQASVCVETIPDSGDRLRREVGSRISQDAPLVARQMLQRIVDEYGQGAARVRVWITITFDPSKMGSSKKRAQVVSRISSDLPGLTQTLMGTGAGGVHVLTAREVCQLTRVAYDPAAEVLFEQAASAGEEVALVWEDAGPIRAVAEWDYYRHDSGLSRTWVMSRPARGYVQSGVLRRILEPSRDVERKRVTIIYRPVEAAKAPAAADADVNRAAARVENTPRPTATARRELRAAQQVADEEAAGAGLLDFALIITATTSTDELDDTSSAVTALASSSRLLVRPAYGAQDSAFALGLPLGLRPASQGLSGGW; encoded by the coding sequence ATGGCGCGTCGGGCCGTGATGGGAGTTCCGGTCCGAGCGGTGCGCCTGGGCGTGACGGCGTGGGCAGTGATATGGGCGGCTTCAGTCCTACTGGTGGTGATGTTCAAAATGAGCGCTGAGGCGGTCAAGGTTCGAACGTATGGCAATTGGCGTATCCCGCGTCGCGCGGGCTTCGGCAAGATGGGGTTTGGCGAATCGATCTTTGGACTCGTCGGCCTGGCTGTCGTGAGCGTAGTGGCCATGTCGAAGGGCGTGGTGATCGGCCTGGCAGTCGCAGTCGTGTGGGCTGGTCTCGTGCTGCTGATGGTGACCCGCGATGTGCATGGGGTGTCTGTGGCAGAAAGGATGAATCAAAGGATGCGTTTTGGCAGGGCGGCGCGCAGGAAGTCGAATATTCACGCAACGGGCGGGATAGCACCGGATGCGACGCAGGGCATGTGCGAGTTGCCTGGCATGTTGCACGCGTCGCGATTGAGTGAGCATCGTGATTCCTATGAGAGGCCTTTTGGGCTGATCGAGCACGGGGATGGGACGCTGAGCGTGGTGATGAGCGTGGCGCCTGAAGGTGGTGCTTTGACCGACCAGGACACGATTGACCGTCAGGTGGCGCTGTGGGGAATGTGGCTGGGGGACCTGGGCGGGCAGATGGGGGTTGCTCAGGCAAGCGTGTGTGTTGAGACGATCCCTGATAGTGGGGATCGGCTGCGCCGTGAGGTAGGCTCTCGCATCAGCCAGGATGCTCCACTGGTTGCGCGACAGATGCTTCAGCGCATTGTCGATGAGTATGGGCAGGGCGCGGCACGTGTGCGCGTGTGGATTACGATCACGTTTGACCCTTCCAAGATGGGCTCGTCGAAGAAGCGGGCGCAGGTGGTGTCGCGTATTTCCTCTGATCTGCCTGGGCTGACTCAGACGCTGATGGGAACGGGCGCAGGTGGTGTGCATGTGCTGACCGCGCGTGAGGTATGTCAGCTCACGCGCGTGGCGTATGATCCGGCGGCGGAGGTCTTGTTTGAACAGGCCGCTAGCGCGGGCGAAGAAGTCGCGTTGGTGTGGGAAGATGCGGGCCCTATTCGTGCTGTGGCCGAGTGGGACTACTACCGCCATGATTCCGGTTTGTCACGCACGTGGGTGATGAGTCGCCCGGCGCGCGGCTATGTACAGTCGGGCGTTTTGCGACGAATTTTGGAGCCGTCACGTGATGTGGAGCGTAAGCGGGTGACGATCATTTATCGACCGGTGGAGGCGGCGAAGGCTCCGGCTGCGGCCGATGCGGACGTGAACAGGGCTGCGGCTCGTGTGGAGAATACTCCTCGGCCCACGGCGACCGCGCGACGTGAGCTGCGCGCGGCACAACAGGTGGCTGATGAGGAGGCAGCTGGTGCGGGATTGTTGGATTTTGCACTGATTATCACTGCTACGACGAGTACGGATGAGTTGGACGACACCTCAAGCGCGGTCACTGCGTTGGCGTCTTCGTCGCGCCTGCTGGTGCGGCCAGCATACGGCGCTCAGGACAGCGCGTTTGCCCTGGGCCTGCCGCTGGGGCTTCGGCCTGCTTCTCAAGGGCTGTCGGGCGGGTGGTAG